The following proteins come from a genomic window of bacterium:
- a CDS encoding cation diffusion facilitator family transporter, whose protein sequence is MTSSPQEKYMMRAVRASLAGNIVLFAIKLTALLLVDSLAIAVDLGITCVGLVVSIILYYSIRLSNRPEDLFHNYGYSKIEHVCEAMEGVILIGIALAMSFQAILNLFHPTHITFPWIGLGSSVVNFSINFLGAYYIFRMARKSGSPAIHAEGVHYRLEGFISMTVAASFLVSIILRAVGISTVELYVDPAATLLVSLIIAVPSFAMAKGAFFKLLDATIEEGSKLELLKWLARHSDKYCDFGGLKSRVSGRMKFIEFELVLPEDLNFKKGYELVSALETDMLSSIPGSIVNIKMRPCDKDCEFMKKGGQCPYLI, encoded by the coding sequence ATGACGTCTTCGCCGCAGGAAAAATATATGATGCGGGCCGTGAGGGCGAGCCTGGCCGGGAACATCGTCCTGTTCGCGATCAAGCTCACGGCCCTGCTCCTGGTGGATTCGCTGGCCATCGCCGTGGACCTGGGGATAACCTGCGTCGGCCTGGTGGTCTCGATCATCCTCTATTACTCGATCAGGCTCTCGAACCGTCCCGAGGATCTGTTCCATAATTACGGCTACAGCAAGATCGAGCACGTCTGCGAGGCGATGGAAGGGGTGATTCTGATCGGGATCGCCCTGGCCATGTCGTTCCAGGCGATACTCAACCTCTTTCACCCCACCCACATCACCTTCCCCTGGATCGGGCTGGGATCCAGCGTCGTCAACTTTTCCATCAATTTCCTGGGCGCCTACTACATCTTCAGGATGGCCCGGAAAAGCGGATCCCCGGCCATCCACGCCGAAGGGGTCCACTACCGGTTGGAGGGGTTCATCTCGATGACCGTCGCGGCCTCCTTCCTCGTATCCATTATCCTGCGCGCGGTGGGAATATCGACGGTGGAGCTCTATGTCGATCCGGCCGCCACCCTGCTGGTCAGCCTCATCATCGCCGTTCCTTCCTTCGCGATGGCCAAAGGGGCGTTTTTCAAGCTCCTGGACGCCACCATCGAAGAGGGCAGCAAGCTGGAACTGCTCAAGTGGCTGGCCCGGCACAGCGACAAGTACTGCGACTTCGGGGGACTGAAGAGCCGGGTTTCGGGGCGGATGAAGTTCATCGAATTCGAACTCGTCCTCCCCGAGGACCTCAATTTCAAGAAGGGGTACGAGCTGGTTTCCGCGCTGGAAACCGATATGCTCTCCAGCATTCCGGGAAGCATCGTCAACATCAAGATGCGGCCCTGCGACAAGGACTGCGAATTCATGAAGAAAGGCGGACAGTGCCCTTATCTGATTTAA